One stretch of Variovorax sp. 54 DNA includes these proteins:
- the mmsB gene encoding multiple monosaccharide ABC transporter permease: MSPPEANAVQGAAPVAAKLHVGFLKNNLREYGMLISLVAIMVLFQVLTDGTLLRPLNLTNLLLQNSYVVIMALGMLLVIVAGHIDLSVGSVCGFIGALAAVLMVEYEWHFVPTALISIAAGAVIGAAQGWFVAFRKIPSFIVTLAGMLVFKGLTLALLAGQSVGPFPVEFQRLSSGFIPDPLGGDTVRTTSLVVGALAAAALVFFKLRGRAKLKAHGMEQEPYAFFLVKNLFFAAIILFFSYLLSTYKGLPNVLIVMAVLIVVYDFVTNRTTIGRRIYALGGNEKAARLSGVKTQRLAFLTFVNMGALAALAGLVFAARLNTATPKAGLGFELDVIAACFIGGASASGGVGRVMGAVIGAFIMGVMNNGMSILGIGIDYQQVIKGLVLLAAVFIDVYNKNK, from the coding sequence ATGTCGCCGCCTGAAGCCAACGCAGTGCAGGGCGCCGCCCCCGTGGCAGCGAAGCTCCACGTGGGCTTCCTGAAGAACAACCTGCGCGAGTACGGCATGCTGATCTCGCTGGTCGCGATCATGGTGCTGTTCCAGGTGCTGACCGACGGCACGCTCTTGCGGCCGCTGAACCTCACCAACCTGCTGCTGCAGAACAGCTACGTCGTCATCATGGCGCTGGGCATGCTGCTGGTGATCGTGGCGGGGCACATCGACCTGTCGGTGGGCTCGGTCTGCGGCTTCATCGGCGCGCTCGCGGCGGTGCTGATGGTGGAGTACGAATGGCACTTCGTGCCGACGGCCCTCATCAGCATCGCGGCGGGTGCCGTCATCGGTGCGGCGCAGGGCTGGTTCGTGGCCTTCCGCAAGATCCCGTCGTTCATCGTCACGCTCGCGGGCATGCTGGTGTTCAAGGGGCTCACGCTGGCGCTGCTCGCGGGGCAGTCGGTGGGGCCGTTTCCGGTGGAGTTCCAGCGCCTGAGTTCGGGCTTCATTCCCGATCCGCTGGGCGGCGACACGGTGCGCACCACCTCGCTGGTCGTGGGCGCCCTCGCGGCCGCGGCGCTGGTGTTCTTCAAGCTGCGCGGGCGCGCCAAGCTCAAGGCGCATGGCATGGAGCAGGAGCCTTACGCCTTCTTCCTCGTGAAGAACCTGTTCTTCGCGGCGATCATCCTGTTCTTCAGCTACCTGCTCTCGACCTACAAGGGCCTGCCCAATGTGCTGATCGTGATGGCGGTGCTGATCGTGGTGTACGACTTCGTCACCAACCGCACGACCATCGGCCGTCGCATCTATGCGCTCGGCGGCAACGAGAAGGCGGCGCGGCTGTCGGGCGTGAAGACGCAGCGGCTCGCGTTCCTCACCTTCGTGAACATGGGCGCGCTGGCGGCGCTCGCGGGCCTCGTGTTCGCGGCGCGCCTGAACACCGCCACGCCCAAGGCGGGCCTGGGCTTCGAGCTCGATGTGATTGCTGCCTGCTTCATCGGCGGCGCCTCGGCCTCGGGTGGCGTGGGCCGGGTGATGGGCGCGGTGATCGGCGCCTTCATCATGGGCGTGATGAACAACGGCATGTCGATCCTGGGGATCGGCATCGACTACCAGCAGGTCATCAAGGGTCTGGTGCTGCTGGCGGCGGTGTTCATCGACGTCTACAACAAGAACAAGTAG
- a CDS encoding sugar ABC transporter ATP-binding protein — MTERAATPVLELRGIHKRFSGIAVLNDVQLKLYPGEIHALMGQNGAGKSTLIKVLTGVLPSSGGEMFFDGQAIRPGSPLEAQKLGISTVYQEVNLCPNLSVAENVFAGRYPRCGALQGFRIDWASVNRRAEELLARIGLDIDVTRLLSSYSVAVQQMVAIARALGVSSKVLILDEPTSSLDDDEVEKLFEVLRRLRGEGLAIVFVTHFLNQMYAVSDRITVLRNGNWVGEWRAADLGPQALIAAMLGRELAAQSARPAALPAFDEAAAALLQAEGLGQAGQLQATDLRVRAGEVVGIAGLLGAGRTELARLLFGLESPDRGVLKIDGRSVSFSNPADAIREGLALCPEERKTDGIVAELSVRENIALALQARLGTRKFLSHAEQTAMAERFVASLGIKTASVETPIGLLSGGNQQKAMIARWLATEPRLLILDEPTRGIDVAAKQEIMEEILRLAHAGMAVIFISSEMSEVVRVAHRIVVLRDRQKVGELPGGSTEDEVYEMIAAA; from the coding sequence ATGACCGAGCGCGCCGCCACCCCCGTGCTGGAACTGCGGGGCATCCACAAGCGCTTCAGCGGCATCGCCGTGCTGAACGACGTCCAGCTCAAGCTCTACCCGGGCGAGATCCACGCGCTGATGGGGCAGAACGGTGCGGGCAAGTCGACGCTCATCAAGGTGCTCACGGGCGTGCTGCCGTCGAGCGGCGGCGAGATGTTCTTCGACGGCCAGGCCATCCGGCCCGGCTCGCCGCTGGAGGCGCAGAAGCTGGGCATCAGCACGGTCTACCAGGAAGTGAACCTGTGCCCGAACCTCTCGGTGGCGGAGAACGTGTTCGCGGGGCGCTATCCGCGCTGCGGCGCGCTGCAAGGCTTTCGCATCGACTGGGCTTCTGTGAACCGCCGGGCAGAAGAGCTGCTCGCGCGCATCGGGCTGGACATCGACGTGACGCGCTTGCTGTCGAGCTATTCGGTCGCGGTGCAGCAGATGGTGGCGATCGCGCGTGCGCTCGGTGTGTCGTCGAAGGTGCTGATCCTCGATGAGCCGACTTCTAGCCTCGACGACGACGAGGTCGAGAAGCTGTTCGAGGTGCTGCGGCGGCTGCGCGGCGAGGGGCTCGCGATCGTCTTCGTGACGCACTTTCTCAACCAGATGTATGCGGTGTCGGACCGGATCACGGTGCTGCGCAATGGCAATTGGGTGGGCGAGTGGCGCGCGGCGGATCTCGGACCGCAGGCGCTGATCGCGGCGATGTTGGGGCGCGAGTTGGCGGCGCAATCGGCGCGGCCTGCGGCACTGCCGGCGTTCGATGAAGCGGCTGCCGCTTTGTTGCAGGCCGAAGGGTTGGGGCAGGCGGGGCAGTTGCAGGCGACCGATCTGCGCGTGCGTGCCGGTGAGGTGGTCGGCATCGCGGGGCTGCTGGGTGCGGGGCGCACCGAACTCGCGCGGCTGCTGTTCGGGCTCGAATCGCCGGACCGTGGCGTGCTGAAGATTGACGGCCGTTCGGTCAGCTTCTCGAATCCGGCCGATGCGATCCGAGAGGGTCTCGCGCTGTGCCCTGAAGAACGCAAGACCGATGGCATCGTGGCCGAGTTGTCGGTGCGCGAGAACATCGCGCTCGCATTGCAGGCCCGGTTGGGCACGCGGAAGTTTCTTTCGCACGCCGAGCAGACTGCGATGGCCGAGCGCTTCGTCGCTTCGCTGGGCATCAAGACGGCGAGCGTCGAAACGCCGATCGGCCTGCTGTCGGGCGGCAACCAGCAGAAGGCCATGATCGCGCGCTGGCTTGCGACCGAGCCGCGCCTGTTGATCCTCGATGAGCCCACGCGCGGCATCGACGTCGCTGCCAAGCAGGAAATCATGGAAGAGATCCTGCGGCTCGCGCATGCGGGCATGGCGGTGATTTTTATCTCGTCGGAAATGAGCGAGGTGGTGCGCGTGGCGCATCGCATCGTGGTGCTGCGCGATCGGCAGAAGGTGGGCGAACTGCCGGGCGGTTCGACCGAGGACGAGGTGTACGAAATGATTGCTGCCGCATGA
- a CDS encoding ABC transporter permease, with the protein MTRLSSFMQHRLAWPLITLLLLLAINTAFNASFLHLEWRDGHLYGSLIDIVNRAAPLVLVSLGMTLVIATRGIDISVGAVVAIAAAVAAWMIGGSVSSDVSRFPMPLAILAALGVALLCGLWNGLLVAKVGMQPIIATLILMVAGRGIAQLIADGQIITIYYKPFFFLGSGYLLGLPFSLFIVAAVFVLLYLAITRTALGLFIQAVGINPTAARVAGIQSRRLVVGAYAFCGACAGVAGLLISSNVKSADGNNAGQLLELDAILAVTLGGTALTGGRFSLVGSVIGALIIQTLTYAIYSLGVPPEINLVVKAVVVFVVMLMQSPEFRAEVRSLVQRPAHDGGRA; encoded by the coding sequence ATGACGCGCCTTTCATCCTTCATGCAGCATCGCCTCGCCTGGCCGCTCATCACACTGCTGCTTCTGCTCGCCATCAACACCGCATTCAACGCGAGCTTCCTGCACCTTGAGTGGCGCGACGGCCATCTGTACGGCAGCCTGATCGACATCGTGAACCGCGCGGCGCCGCTCGTGCTCGTCTCGCTCGGTATGACGCTCGTGATCGCCACGCGCGGCATCGACATCTCGGTGGGCGCGGTGGTCGCCATCGCGGCGGCGGTCGCGGCCTGGATGATCGGCGGCTCGGTGTCCAGCGACGTGAGCCGCTTCCCCATGCCGCTCGCGATCCTTGCGGCGCTGGGTGTCGCGCTGCTGTGCGGCCTGTGGAACGGCCTGCTGGTCGCCAAGGTCGGCATGCAGCCGATCATCGCGACGCTGATCCTCATGGTGGCGGGGCGCGGCATCGCGCAGCTCATTGCGGACGGGCAGATCATCACGATCTACTACAAGCCCTTCTTCTTCCTCGGCAGCGGCTACCTGCTGGGGCTGCCGTTCTCGCTGTTCATCGTGGCGGCGGTGTTCGTGCTGCTGTACCTGGCGATCACGCGCACGGCGCTCGGCCTGTTCATCCAGGCGGTCGGCATCAACCCGACCGCAGCGCGCGTGGCGGGCATCCAGTCGCGGCGGCTCGTCGTGGGTGCGTATGCGTTCTGCGGTGCGTGCGCGGGTGTGGCGGGCCTGTTGATCAGCTCGAACGTGAAGAGCGCGGACGGCAACAACGCGGGCCAACTGCTGGAGCTCGACGCGATCCTCGCGGTCACGCTCGGCGGCACGGCGCTCACGGGCGGGCGCTTCAGCCTCGTGGGCAGCGTGATCGGCGCGCTCATCATCCAGACGCTGACCTACGCGATCTATTCGCTGGGCGTGCCGCCGGAGATCAACCTCGTGGTGAAGGCGGTGGTCGTGTTCGTGGTGATGCTGATGCAGTCGCCGGAGTTCAGGGCGGAGGTTCGGTCGCTGGTGCAGCGGCCGGCGCATGACGGGGGCAGGGCATGA
- the yjfF gene encoding galactofuranose ABC transporter, permease protein YjfF has protein sequence MSAVIEAAPSPQPSPASGRGGKAGLNPKYLPLTATISLFMLMATLGSVFYDGFFSAQVFLNLLIDNAFLIVVAVGMTFVILSGGIDLSVGSVIALTTMVSASLVEKHGWSPAVVIPLVLAMGTAFGAFMGLLIERFRLQPFIVTLAGMFLARGLCYLISIDSISITNAFYSEVSQVRIPIWGEASVSISAVIAITVLLAAVFIAHCTPFGRAVYAIGGSEHSAMLMGLPVRRTLVGVYTLSGFCSALAGVIFTFYMLSGYGLHAVGLELDAIAAVVIGGTLLTGGVGYVAGTLFGVLMLGIIQTLISFDGTLSSWWTRIVVGALLFVFCLLQRFFTSRAPRR, from the coding sequence ATGAGCGCGGTGATCGAGGCAGCACCCTCACCCCAACCCTCTCCCGCAAGCGGGAGAGGGGGCAAGGCGGGGCTCAATCCGAAGTACCTGCCGCTGACTGCGACCATCTCGCTGTTCATGCTGATGGCGACGCTGGGCTCGGTGTTCTACGACGGCTTTTTCTCGGCGCAGGTGTTCCTCAACCTGCTGATCGACAACGCCTTCCTGATCGTCGTCGCGGTCGGCATGACTTTCGTGATCCTCTCGGGCGGCATCGACCTGTCGGTGGGCTCGGTGATCGCGCTCACGACGATGGTGTCGGCCTCGCTGGTCGAGAAGCACGGGTGGAGCCCGGCGGTCGTGATTCCGCTGGTGCTGGCGATGGGCACGGCCTTCGGCGCGTTCATGGGCCTGCTCATCGAGCGCTTCCGGCTGCAGCCTTTCATCGTCACGCTCGCGGGCATGTTCCTCGCGCGGGGGCTGTGCTATCTCATCAGCATCGATTCGATCAGCATCACCAACGCGTTCTACTCCGAGGTCTCGCAGGTCCGCATTCCGATCTGGGGCGAGGCCTCGGTGTCGATCAGCGCGGTGATCGCCATCACGGTGTTGCTGGCCGCGGTGTTCATCGCGCACTGCACGCCCTTCGGCCGCGCGGTGTACGCCATCGGCGGCAGCGAGCATTCGGCGATGCTCATGGGCCTGCCGGTGCGCCGCACGCTCGTGGGCGTGTACACGCTCTCGGGCTTCTGCTCGGCGCTGGCCGGTGTGATCTTCACCTTCTACATGCTCTCGGGCTACGGCCTGCACGCGGTCGGGCTGGAGCTCGACGCCATCGCGGCCGTGGTGATCGGCGGCACGCTGCTCACCGGCGGCGTGGGCTATGTGGCGGGCACGCTCTTCGGCGTGCTGATGCTCGGGATCATCCAGACGCTGATTTCCTTCGACGGCACGCTGAGCTCGTGGTGGACGCGCATCGTGGTCGGTGCGCTGCTCTTCGTGTTCTGCCTGCTCCAACGCTTCTTCACCTCGCGCGCCCCGCGCCGCTGA
- a CDS encoding IlvD/Edd family dehydratase translates to MTKKLRSTEWFGSADKNGFMYRSWMKNQGIPDHEFDGRPIVGICNTWSELTPCNAHFRKIAEHVKRGISEAGGFPVEFPVFSNGESNLRPTAMLTRNLASMDVEEAIRGNPVDAVVLLTGCDKTTPALLMGAASCDIPAIVVTGGPMLNGKLDGKDIGSGTAVWQLHESLKAGEINLHQFLSAEGGMSRSAGTCNTMGTASTMACMAEALGTSLPHNAAIPAVDARRYVLAQMSGMRAVQMAKEGLTLSKILTREAFENAIRVNAAIGGSTNAVIHLKAIAGRIGVELELEDWTRIGSHTPTIVDLMPSGRFLMEEFYYAGGLPAVLRRLGENGLLPHPDALTVNGRSIWDNVRDAPSLDDEVIRPLDKPLIADGGIRILRGNLSPRGAVLKPSAATPELLKHRGRAVVFENLEHYKERIVDEDLDIDASCVMVLKNCGPKGYPGMAEVGNMGLPPKLLRQGVKDMVRISDARMSGTAYGTVVLHVAPEAADGGPLAAVRDGDWIELDCDAGRLHLDISDEELASRLASLSASDAQPMSTRGGGYQKLYVNHVLQADEGCDFDFLVGCRGSAVPRHSH, encoded by the coding sequence ATGACAAAGAAACTGCGCTCGACCGAATGGTTCGGCTCCGCCGACAAGAACGGCTTCATGTACCGCAGCTGGATGAAGAACCAGGGCATCCCCGACCACGAGTTCGACGGCCGGCCCATCGTCGGCATCTGCAACACCTGGTCGGAACTCACGCCGTGCAACGCGCACTTCCGCAAGATCGCCGAGCACGTGAAGCGCGGCATCTCGGAGGCGGGCGGCTTCCCGGTGGAGTTCCCGGTGTTCTCGAACGGCGAGTCGAACCTGCGGCCGACCGCGATGCTCACGCGCAACCTCGCGAGCATGGACGTCGAAGAAGCGATCCGCGGCAACCCGGTCGATGCGGTGGTGCTGCTCACGGGCTGCGACAAGACCACGCCCGCGCTGCTGATGGGCGCAGCCAGCTGCGACATCCCGGCCATCGTGGTCACGGGCGGGCCGATGCTCAACGGCAAGCTCGACGGCAAGGACATCGGCTCGGGCACCGCCGTGTGGCAGCTGCACGAATCGCTGAAGGCGGGCGAGATCAACCTGCACCAGTTCCTCTCGGCCGAAGGCGGCATGTCGCGCTCGGCGGGCACCTGCAACACGATGGGCACGGCCTCGACGATGGCCTGCATGGCCGAGGCGCTGGGCACCTCGCTGCCGCACAACGCGGCGATTCCGGCGGTCGATGCGCGGCGCTATGTGCTCGCGCAGATGTCGGGCATGCGCGCGGTGCAGATGGCGAAAGAAGGGCTCACGCTCTCGAAGATCCTCACGCGCGAGGCCTTCGAGAATGCGATCCGCGTGAATGCGGCCATCGGCGGATCGACCAACGCGGTGATCCACCTGAAGGCGATTGCGGGCCGCATCGGCGTCGAGCTGGAGCTGGAAGACTGGACGCGCATCGGCAGTCACACGCCGACCATCGTCGACTTGATGCCCTCGGGGCGTTTCCTCATGGAAGAGTTCTATTACGCGGGCGGCCTGCCTGCTGTGCTGCGCCGCCTCGGCGAGAACGGCCTGCTGCCGCACCCCGATGCGCTCACCGTCAACGGCCGTTCGATCTGGGACAACGTGCGCGACGCACCGAGCCTCGACGACGAGGTGATCCGCCCGCTCGACAAGCCGCTGATCGCCGATGGCGGCATCCGCATCCTGCGTGGCAACCTCTCGCCGCGCGGTGCGGTGCTCAAGCCCTCCGCGGCAACGCCCGAACTGCTCAAGCACCGCGGCCGCGCCGTGGTGTTCGAGAACCTGGAGCACTACAAGGAACGCATCGTCGATGAAGACCTCGACATCGACGCGAGCTGCGTGATGGTGCTGAAGAACTGCGGCCCCAAGGGCTACCCCGGCATGGCCGAGGTCGGCAACATGGGCTTGCCGCCGAAGCTGCTGCGCCAGGGCGTGAAGGACATGGTGCGCATCTCGGACGCGCGCATGAGCGGCACGGCGTATGGCACGGTGGTGCTGCACGTCGCGCCTGAAGCTGCGGATGGCGGGCCGCTCGCGGCGGTGCGCGACGGCGACTGGATCGAGCTCGATTGCGATGCGGGGCGATTGCACCTCGACATCAGCGACGAAGAGCTGGCGTCGCGCCTGGCGTCGTTGTCTGCCTCCGATGCGCAGCCGATGAGCACGCGCGGCGGCGGCTACCAGAAGCTCTACGTGAACCATGTGCTGCAGGCCGACGAAGGCTGCGACTTCGATTTCCTGGTCGGCTGCAGAGGCTCGGCCGTTCCCCGCCACTCCCACTGA
- a CDS encoding dihydrodipicolinate synthase family protein has product MTPRYRGIFPVVPTTFTEQGALDLESQKRCVDFMIDAGSDGLCILANFSEQFVLSDEEREVLTRTILDHVKGRVPVIVTTTHYSTQVCAERSRRAQAMGAAMLMVMPPYHGATFRVPEPQIYEFYARLSDAVTIPIMVQDAPASGTVLSAPFLARMAQEIEQVAYFKIETAGAASKLRELIRLGGDAIEGPWDGEEAITLMSDLDAGATGSMTGGGYPDGIRPIIEAHRAGDRDTAFALYQQWLPLINYENRQAGLLACKSLMKEGGVIACEAPRHPLPAMHPATRAGLIETAKRLDPLVLRWGR; this is encoded by the coding sequence ATGACCCCCCGATACCGCGGCATCTTCCCGGTGGTGCCCACCACCTTCACCGAACAGGGCGCGCTCGACCTTGAGAGCCAGAAGCGCTGCGTCGATTTCATGATCGACGCGGGCTCCGACGGCCTGTGCATCCTCGCGAATTTCTCCGAGCAGTTCGTGCTGTCCGACGAGGAGCGCGAAGTGCTCACGCGCACCATCCTCGACCACGTGAAGGGCCGCGTGCCGGTGATCGTGACGACGACGCACTACAGCACCCAGGTCTGCGCCGAGCGCAGCCGTCGCGCGCAGGCCATGGGCGCGGCGATGCTGATGGTGATGCCGCCGTACCACGGTGCGACCTTCCGCGTGCCGGAGCCTCAGATTTATGAGTTCTACGCGCGGCTGTCTGATGCGGTGACGATTCCGATCATGGTCCAGGACGCGCCCGCGAGCGGCACGGTGTTGTCGGCGCCGTTCCTCGCGCGCATGGCGCAAGAGATCGAACAGGTCGCGTACTTCAAGATCGAAACCGCCGGTGCCGCGTCGAAGCTGCGCGAGCTGATCCGCTTGGGCGGTGACGCCATCGAAGGCCCGTGGGACGGCGAAGAAGCCATCACGCTGATGTCCGACCTCGACGCTGGTGCGACCGGTTCGATGACCGGCGGCGGCTACCCCGATGGCATTCGCCCGATCATCGAAGCGCACCGTGCGGGCGACCGCGACACCGCCTTCGCGCTCTACCAGCAGTGGTTGCCGCTCATCAACTACGAGAACCGCCAGGCGGGCCTGCTGGCCTGCAAGTCGCTCATGAAGGAGGGCGGCGTGATCGCTTGCGAGGCGCCGCGGCATCCGCTGCCGGCGATGCACCCCGCGACGCGCGCCGGGCTGATCGAGACGGCGAAGCGGCTCGATCCGCTGGTGCTGCGCTGGGGGCGGTAG
- a CDS encoding SDR family NAD(P)-dependent oxidoreductase, whose protein sequence is MTASTTSNPSRIALITGGSRGLGRSAALALAADGVDLILTYVSNEASAQAVVSEIEAKGRRAVALQLDVGDSKAFAAFSESVKAALAATWQRERFDFLVNNAGVGLHVNFEDMTEAQFDTLYNIHFKGTYFLTQKLLPLINDGGRIVNVSSGLTRFAMEGASAYAAMKGAVEVLTRYLAKELGKRGIAANTIAPGAIETDFGGGRVRDNAQVNAMVASFTALGRAGQPDDIGGAIAGLLGEGSRWVNAQRIEVSGGMFA, encoded by the coding sequence ATGACTGCTTCCACCACTTCCAACCCGTCGCGCATCGCACTCATCACCGGCGGCAGCCGGGGCCTGGGCCGCAGCGCCGCGCTGGCACTCGCCGCCGACGGCGTCGATCTGATCCTGACCTACGTGTCGAACGAAGCCAGCGCACAGGCGGTGGTGTCGGAGATCGAGGCGAAGGGGCGCCGCGCCGTCGCGCTGCAGCTCGACGTGGGCGACAGCAAGGCCTTTGCCGCGTTCTCGGAATCAGTGAAGGCAGCACTGGCCGCCACCTGGCAGCGCGAGCGCTTCGACTTCCTGGTGAACAACGCGGGTGTGGGCCTGCATGTGAACTTCGAGGACATGACCGAAGCGCAGTTCGACACGCTCTACAACATCCACTTCAAGGGCACGTACTTCCTCACGCAGAAGCTGCTGCCGCTCATCAACGACGGTGGGCGCATCGTCAACGTGTCGTCGGGGCTCACGCGCTTTGCGATGGAAGGCGCTTCGGCCTATGCCGCGATGAAGGGTGCCGTGGAAGTGCTGACGCGCTACCTCGCCAAGGAACTCGGCAAGCGCGGCATCGCGGCGAACACCATTGCACCGGGTGCGATCGAGACCGACTTCGGCGGCGGCAGGGTGCGCGACAACGCACAGGTGAACGCAATGGTCGCGAGCTTCACCGCGCTCGGACGTGCGGGGCAGCCCGACGACATCGGCGGTGCGATCGCGGGCTTGCTGGGGGAGGGGAGCCGCTGGGTGAATGCCCAGCGCATCGAGGTGTCGGGCGGGATGTTCGCCTGA
- the cphA gene encoding cyanophycin synthetase yields MKVTRIRALRGPNLWSRHTTIEAVVACEGDENAVGKLDGFEARLRARFPTIGELHPMVLGQPLALAHVLENAAVALQAQAGCAVNFGNTAPTTEEGVYQVTVQYSEEDVGRRALALAEELIQAALADTPFDADAAITALRDLDESERLGPSTGSIVDAAVARGIPYRRLTSGSLVQFGWGSKQRRIQAAEIDSTSGVAESIAQDKELTKQLLNAAGVPVPLGRPVSSADDGWAAAEEIGLPVVVKPQDGNQGKGVTVNITTREQLTSAYDSAAVYGEVMVEKFLPGFDFRLLVVGDRLVAAARRDPPQVIGDGSSTVRQLVDTVNLDPRRGEGHATSLTKIRLDDIAIGRLESQGLTPESVPELGQRVVLRNNANLSTGGTATDVTDTVHPEVAARAVDAAQMVGLHICGVDMVCENVLRPLEEQHGGVVEVNAAPGLRMHISPSFGRGRAVGEAVMDTLFAPGDDGRIPVVAVTGTNGKTTTARLINHIIASSGLRTGMTNTDGVYVNGRQTDSGDCSGPKSARNVLMHPDVDAAVFEVARGGVLREGLGFDRCEVAVVTNIGSGDHLGLNYITTVEDLAVLKRVIVRNVAADGYAVLNAADVNVAAMAAGCPGNVIFFTADRMHPVMATHRAQGKRTVYVDQDTLVAAEGSWRERIALRDVPITRGGTIGFQVDNVMASVAAAWAVGLDWDTIRSGLSSFMNDAAGVPGRFNVMDYRGATVIADYGHNTDAMKALVSAVDTMPANKRSVVISGAGDRRDSDIRDQTAILGQAFDDVILYQDAAQRGRADGEVMALLRQGLQGASRTRQIDEIRGEFVAIDTALARLQPGDLSLILVDQVEEALAHLAQRIAQG; encoded by the coding sequence ATGAAAGTCACCCGCATCCGCGCCCTGCGTGGCCCCAATCTCTGGAGCCGCCACACCACCATCGAGGCCGTCGTGGCCTGCGAAGGCGACGAGAACGCCGTCGGCAAGCTCGACGGGTTCGAAGCCCGCCTGCGCGCCCGCTTCCCGACCATCGGCGAGCTGCACCCCATGGTGCTCGGCCAGCCGCTGGCGCTGGCCCACGTGCTCGAGAACGCCGCCGTGGCGCTGCAGGCCCAGGCCGGCTGCGCCGTCAACTTCGGCAACACCGCGCCGACGACCGAAGAAGGCGTGTACCAGGTCACCGTGCAGTACTCCGAGGAAGACGTCGGCCGCCGCGCGCTGGCCCTGGCCGAGGAGCTGATCCAGGCCGCGCTGGCCGACACCCCCTTCGACGCCGACGCCGCCATCACCGCGCTGCGCGACCTCGACGAGTCGGAGCGCCTGGGCCCGAGCACCGGCTCCATCGTCGACGCCGCCGTGGCGCGCGGCATTCCGTACCGCCGCCTCACCAGCGGCAGCCTGGTGCAGTTCGGCTGGGGCTCCAAGCAGCGCCGCATCCAGGCCGCCGAGATCGACAGCACCAGCGGCGTGGCCGAATCGATTGCGCAGGACAAGGAACTCACCAAGCAGCTGCTCAACGCCGCCGGCGTGCCGGTGCCGCTGGGCCGCCCCGTGAGCAGCGCCGACGACGGCTGGGCCGCCGCCGAAGAAATCGGCCTGCCGGTCGTGGTGAAGCCGCAAGACGGCAACCAGGGCAAGGGCGTGACGGTGAACATCACCACGCGCGAACAACTCACCTCGGCCTACGACTCGGCCGCCGTGTACGGCGAAGTGATGGTCGAGAAATTCTTGCCCGGCTTCGACTTCCGCCTGCTCGTGGTGGGCGACCGCCTCGTGGCCGCCGCGCGCCGCGACCCGCCGCAGGTCATCGGCGACGGCAGCTCCACCGTGCGCCAGCTGGTCGACACCGTGAACCTCGACCCGCGCCGCGGCGAAGGCCACGCCACCTCGCTCACCAAGATCCGCCTCGATGACATCGCCATCGGCCGGCTCGAGTCGCAGGGCCTCACGCCCGAGAGCGTGCCCGAGCTGGGCCAGCGCGTGGTGCTGCGCAACAACGCCAACCTCTCGACCGGCGGCACCGCCACCGACGTCACCGACACCGTGCACCCCGAAGTGGCCGCGCGCGCCGTCGATGCGGCGCAGATGGTCGGCCTGCACATCTGCGGCGTCGACATGGTCTGCGAGAACGTGCTGCGCCCGCTCGAAGAACAACACGGCGGCGTGGTCGAAGTGAACGCCGCGCCCGGCCTGCGCATGCACATCTCGCCCTCGTTCGGCCGCGGCCGCGCGGTCGGCGAAGCCGTGATGGACACGCTCTTCGCGCCCGGCGACGACGGCCGCATTCCCGTGGTGGCCGTCACCGGCACCAACGGCAAGACCACCACCGCGCGCCTGATCAACCACATCATTGCCTCCAGCGGCCTGCGCACCGGCATGACGAACACCGACGGCGTGTACGTCAACGGCCGCCAGACCGACAGCGGCGACTGCAGCGGCCCCAAGAGCGCGCGCAACGTGCTGATGCACCCCGACGTCGATGCGGCCGTGTTCGAAGTGGCCCGCGGCGGCGTGCTGCGCGAGGGCCTGGGCTTCGACCGCTGCGAGGTGGCCGTGGTCACCAACATCGGCAGCGGCGACCACCTGGGCCTGAACTACATCACCACGGTGGAAGACCTGGCGGTGCTCAAGCGCGTGATCGTGCGCAACGTGGCCGCCGACGGCTACGCGGTGCTCAATGCGGCCGACGTGAACGTCGCCGCCATGGCGGCCGGCTGCCCCGGCAACGTGATCTTCTTCACCGCCGACCGCATGCACCCGGTGATGGCCACGCACCGCGCGCAAGGCAAGCGCACCGTGTACGTCGACCAGGACACGCTGGTGGCCGCCGAAGGCTCGTGGCGCGAACGCATCGCGCTGCGCGACGTGCCGATCACGCGCGGCGGCACCATCGGCTTCCAGGTCGACAACGTGATGGCCTCGGTGGCCGCAGCCTGGGCCGTGGGCCTCGACTGGGACACCATCCGCAGCGGCCTGTCGAGCTTCATGAACGACGCGGCCGGCGTGCCCGGACGATTCAACGTCATGGACTACCGCGGCGCTACCGTGATCGCCGACTACGGCCACAACACCGACGCCATGAAGGCGCTGGTGTCGGCAGTGGACACCATGCCCGCCAACAAGCGCTCGGTGGTCATCAGCGGCGCGGGCGACCGGCGCGATTCCGACATCCGCGACCAGACCGCGATCCTCGGCCAGGCCTTCGACGACGTGATCCTGTACCAGGACGCAGCGCAGCGCGGGCGTGCCGACGGCGAGGTCATGGCACTGCTGCGCCAGGGCCTGCAAGGTGCGTCGCGCACGCGCCAGATCGACGAGATCCGCGGCGAATTCGTCGCCATCGACACCGCGCTGGCGCGGCTGCAGCCGGGCGACCTGTCGCTCATCCTGGTCGACCAGGTCGAAGAGGCGCTGGCCCACCTCGCGCAGCGCATCGCGCAGGGCTGA